In Labrus mixtus chromosome 9, fLabMix1.1, whole genome shotgun sequence, the DNA window TGATGCAAGTGTTAGCTTGTTCACAGGCAACACTTGCATCTGTGTAACTAAGACAATGCCCTGTTAGTATAGTGTAAACACAAGTGTTACTATGTGTGTTACTAAGTGGGTAAATATGTACAAGCATCACAGTTATTCAACCTTTAAATGAACAGTACAAAATCTCCAATACTGTAGCCTTAATGAGATTCCTGTGTTTTATTCTTGATTTGCTTTGAGAGTCATAACTTGGTATATGTGTCAATGATTGTGCATTTGTATTTTAACTGtctcaaaatgtaaaagaacaTAATGAAACATCACCTGCTTTTTGATTGAACTTAACATGCACATACCACATGCGTTAGTGTTAGACAATAGAACCGTGTTGGTGTACTTCAACGCTGTAAGACATgctgttgttattatttttagagATAATAGAACGAGGAATAACAAAAGCATTGTCAATAGAGCATCAACAGCAAAGACAAGCTTTTGATGGCAGTCACATGCACCTCTCACGCATATGGTCCCTcagatgctgctgcagctgtcatGCTACACAAGGCCATACGGGCATGCAGGACATTTTCTTAAGACAGATGTTGATCAGTAATCAGGATTATTACCTCATGTCTTCTTCAAATAAACAGAGGCTTGAACAGTGATTGCACTGATTTCATtctctgttgcttttgtttcatACCCCATGAACAATAGCATCTTGTACAAAGAGTAACTCATTTATTAAATACTTAAAAGATTAAATTTTggaagtctttgttttgtttcatttggtcATTTGTGACATCCAATTTCTTTTTACAAATTTGTCAAAATGTAGATAATGAGACCATCATGGATACATAGCGAGACCTGAAACCTACTGTGATAGTAGATGTACTAAACCAATAATAATTGTTTGCCATCAGTCCAACACAGAGACGAGGTGGATAAAGAGAGACATTGCAATGCTTTCCAAGGAGAAATGCAAACACGATTTAATCCTCACTGAAATCTGTTCTGAGGAAATTCCATCCTTGCCTTCATCCGTGGTTGACaagcacattttaaagagcTTTGTAGTATCATAATTCTATACACATACCAAATCCTCAAAActggtttgtgtgtctgtcttgtTATTTAGGTTTCTTAATGTGAtgctctgggggggggggggggggggggggggggtaattcaAATATAAAGTGATGTCTGTGCCCTACAGTTGTGGAGCTAAATGAAGGATAAATGGTCATTATACAACATGGAATTTCCTCCCACTGACACAAACCTGCTCGATATGTCAACAGTGGTGTGTGCTTCATCATAAATACACATAGCACTGAATCCAACAGAttagaataaacacattcataaattgctcctgctgctaatGTGGCTGTAACACAGTTTGACAGATTTTGGCTCTCTGCGTGTTCACAGGAGGGGTCTATGGACAGCCTGTATGAGGTGGTACAGAACTCCAGTGATGGTCCACAACCGCCCATCCCCAGCCGCTCCTCCAGTCGCTCATGCAGCCGCTCATGCAGCCCGGCGGTCCTTCTGGATGACAACACAAAGTGGAGAGGGTCTGGAAGGTCTATATCTATGGTGAGGAACACCTTTTTCCTCTTCTACACATTGTTAATGATGGCCCATATAAGCAATCATTACAAAACTGTATGGGACTGTAATGGAATTTACCTATAAAACAAAGATGAATAAGAATGATGAGCCAGTTGATGGATACTGCTAAGGCCAGGAGGTAGAGAATTTTAAATACACTCCATTCGAtctccaaactccattcgatctgcagagtccctctgcacctttaagaaaaagctaaagacccagctctttcatgaatacctactaacttaatgatgatggtctccatattattgatgatgatgatggtaatgacgatggtttttgtttaataaacgatgacttataagatggtttctatactgattagagctctcaagaactgccctcaatgttgtgctttgtctctggtcacttcctgtcagcacctgtgtgtccaatcagactcaaagctgatcgtttgctcttactgacattgttcccttttttctagatccttgcttgtgttgtacttactctctgatgtacgtcgctttggagaaaagcatctgctaagtgaattgtagaattgtagtctTATTAGATAATTAAGTGTCAATAAAACTACATAGATGTATCTTAATATGTGTCTACAAAATACgacaatgtttattttcatttattttttaatatatctagttaaatgtgaaagaaaggtgttttttttttccccataagCTAACATCTGACTTAAATGCTCTGATTTCTCCCAGGAGATGCCTCAGGGGAAGAACTctagtaaaaagaaaagaaggtgaGTTCACCTAATGGTTAGATGTGAACAGTCAAATAGACAATGAATTGTATGAACTGTAATCCTGCCTGTCATTCTGCCTTCTGTGTGCCCTTGTTGAACTGTACAGCCTTATTTTGGATTCTTTTATTGGATGTGCGTGCAGTGAAAGTCTTCCATGCTAGTGAATGGGCTTTCCCATATATGGCTTGAAAGGCTCCCTGTTTGTTGTCACAGAGGGTTAATACTCTAAATCCTTTCTGCAGCAAAGCAGACCGGCTCTTCAGCAGCAGTCCTAATccttaacatttttaattaacaagACAATGCTTTTCGAAGAGGGAGCTGCAACCTATTTACAGcaataattaaaatatcttTACATTGTTAGGTTGGATGTGTACCTTTTGTTTTGAGAATCAGGGACCTGCAGACTGGCCACCAGAAAGCAGCTTATGGCTCTGGGCTTGTTGGACTAAGAGGCTTGAAGGCCCACCTACTTAAAGCCCACAGTCGCCTCAACACCTTTTCTTCCCTTACTTCACTTAAAAAGACACATAGGTGTGTCTCAGTGAACATGAAAAGTAGATCATGCATTCAAACTGAGAACCATAGAGCAGACAAAcgactatattatattatgagACTTCAGCGGTTACCCTTCCGTAATGTGTTTAAGTTTTCGCATTAGGTGACTGTTAGTCATAGAAGCAGTCACACCTGTGAGCTGAAACACATCTACTCAAAACAGttaaatgactttttatttttttcattttcctttcagAACACATATATCCAAGTCTGTATCAGATAATGAAGCACTTGGTGAGTACAAAcaattgtcttgttttgttgatGCGGTATTAAGGCACGCTTAGCTTCAAaaagatgagtgtgtgtgtgtgtgtgtgtgtgtgtgtgtgtgtgtgtgtgtgccatccATGTATATTCCTGGGTTTGTCTGTAAAAGGTTGGTGTGCTTGTGAAGTCTGCAAGAGAACATTTGAAATTacttttcatcatttcatttttaaaattttcttcTGAATATAGAtattgtgttcatttgtgttttattgtaataaaatatAGTATAGTTGCCAAATACTGAAAACTTTGGCTCTATGAGGCCTTCAACATGAATCCTCTGGAGGACTAAAGTAAAAGCATTCAGCTTTGTAAAAGCCTGAATAAATATCTTCTTGTCTGTAATAATCTACTAGCTGCCTGTCCGTGACTTAGACAACAATTTGTGTGACCTCCATTCACTGTGCCTCTTCACTTCAAATCCTCAATGTTTGCGATTGATATCCCTTCACAGCAGACTGTAATACCACCGTCTGGCAGCCTGCCAAGAGCCGAGAAGATTTAGTCCACATCACCAACAATCACAATGAAGGTAAAGAGCAAATAAATAGGTCAAACACATCCATGGTATTCAATGTCTGTTTGGACTATAGTATCTCCAGCTATTATATTTCATCATGTTAAAATAACCTTCAAAGATTGTGCATAATATTAAACACAAAGGCCTTGTCTTGGGATTTGTGCATATTAGAATAATGATTTTACTAGTGAGACATTTCAAGATATTACATAAAGTAAAGTAGAGTGCAGATAAAGTGCAGTATGTTATATCGGATAGGTTCAAAGAATGTCTGGGAATATAAACCAAAGAAGTCACTGTGAGAATATCTGTGTCTCATATTGTCTGTGGGACTTCTGTAGAGAAACTACAGTAAAAGTCTGCTTCAGTGTTCATGTGGGCAGCTGCTATTGTTTTAAGAAAGTTTTGAAAATAGGAAACCTGTCCTCCGATCCATAACattacagaaaaacatgaatgaatcaGCTTATTAAATTACTGATTGATCAAGgttttgcttttgcttttggTTAACCAGTGTTTTGCTAACTTAATGAGATATCCTAAATTCTTGTGCCTCTCTAGAGACAAGGAGGGctaaacacagagcagagaccAAAGAAGGAAAAGGAGCACATCATTCTGCcacaaagaaaaaggagaaagccCCCTCAAGTCAGGTCAGGATCAAAACCATAACCTGGAGTCTTTAGGCCAACTGGATATCTTAATCAATCAATATGTTTTCCTTCCCTTTCTTAATTTTTCTAgtgttgtatttgtgtttcattacAGAGGTATGTAGGGGAATGAAGTGTTGGTGACAAAAGTAAAATAAGGATGGAGTGGAATACTTTTGAGATTAGTAGCAGTAAAGACAAAGAGGGTTGTGCAGGAACATGCTTTTGTGTAAGTGACTTCTGTTTAAAGTTAAGGGAGCTCACACAGATTCATCAAACCCAGGTTTGGAGCATCTGTGTTAAACTTATGTTGGTGCAAGTGCAGATTCATGGTCAGATGCCTCAACGTGCCATTTTGTGTCCACCTATGTCTTTTCAAGCCGATCCCTGACTGTGACATCCAGAGCTGGGATTCTCTGGTGGCCATAATGGTGCAATTGTTTTCCACTGTCAATGCTGATTGGGTTTTAATACGGCACAGATGTTCCAGAGAGGGGTACTGCATAATCTCACAACCACATGGCAGGGAGTATTGTGTTGGCAAAATGAGGACTTCTGTGTTTTATGCAGGTCAAccagtagaaaaacaaaacaaaggtcaACAATTGTTGATCAGCAGCTCTCTATACCTCACTATGTCGCTATTTTAGTAAAAGGACCAATGACCTGTTGGATCTGGTAGAAGACAATATTATGGaaataatcacaaaaaaaaggaatacagTAGGCTCTGAAGTGACATCATACTCACATCaaatgatggggggggggggggggggagggaagtGGTTTAGTGAGAGAgacggtcatctctcaacttgAAGGTTGcagtcacatgttgaagtgtccttgggcaagacactgaaccatATTGCTTCCGACATgtcaatgtgtatgaatgggtttaATTACAGCCTCTGCCATCCGTATGTGAATGTGACCTGTGGTCTTTGAGTGATCAGAATACAAGAAAACGCTATACAAGCTccagtccattcaccatttaacATCAGTATGTTGTCAAACAGAACTGTTATTGTCTCAGCATTGTTAGCATGATTAAATTCATGTGTTAAGCCGAAATAATGTCTACCATGTTCACCATCTCTATTTCAAGATGTAGCATGCTATTATGTACACATTCTCATGTATGTTTGGACCTGATGGATTGCACCAAATAGAAAGTGATTGGGATTTCCAAAGTTATGCATAACAGGTTATAGGCAATTTGGAAATTCTGTACCAAATCACATAGCACACATAGATATTTTAAGATGAGTTTTGTGTTGTAATTTTCCAGAGTATCCACACCACTGGTGTGACTACAGAAACTAAACCTCCTGTCAAAAGAGGCCAAAAGCCTGGAAAGAAAGCAGCTGGAAAGAGTGTAAAAGAAGCACCAAAGAAGACTCAAAATGCCACAGGTGAGACAGATCTTCACAAAATCTAAATGAGGGAAATATTCCCCTCCTTTCTAATGTCCTTTATGACCTCAATAGCAATGTGTATGACTCAGTGACCAAGCTATGACTGGAGCTATGACTGGAGCAGATTTGTGCTTAGCAGCAGAATTGGCCTGTGCAGCATTTTGCTAAATCGAAGTAACTCTAGTTCATGACTTTCCTGCTCTGATGAATACTAAATTATACTTCCGCTTTCAAGTGTTGCAACCATTCATGTAGCTTTCTGCAGTGTCCCTACAGTATAGACACACAAAGGGGTGCTTCAAATGCAACagcaaaaagcaaaaactaTGAGTATGGGTTACAGAGGCAACCCTTACTTTGCTATTTTGCTATTTTATTGTACTCTCTTTGATTGCTTTTAGGATTTGTGAAGGGTAACATTTGCAAACTTTCTTCTTCAATGAAAATTCTGGAGCAATAAAATATCAATAAGACCTTTTGTTATTGCAGGGTAAATGTTTAGGGACAGACGACTTAATTCCTCTGCATTTTCATATAAATCGGTACAACGCACAGAGGGGACGCAAATATGCAGAAATATGAATTCAAACGATTGTTAAATGATAATATTTCATTAGAATTTTCTTCGGCCTTCTTTCAGTGCACTCCCCATCATGTGCAATGAGCCAACAAATGGGACCCCAGTATTTGGACGTGCCATTCAGGTCAGACCGGAGGCCGTACCCGGGCAAGTCCTCCACCCTCCCCTCTCAGGAGAACACGACCCCAGGCAGGTGCACAGACATGCTCACCCTCCCTGGTGGAGCTACACCCACCCACACCCACCACCAGCGTTGGAGCAGCCCGGGTGACAGTAGTCCTGCCTGGGGGACCATCCAGCACACCTGCCGCAGGCCGCTTACAGAGTACCGTGTGTACTCCCATGACTTAACCGCGCTTAATGGGAAGGACTGGGAGGGAGGACAGCAGTCAGGGACTGCCCAGGATGACAGCCTACAACAGGACTGTAAACCACAGATCCCTCCAAAGGTGTCGCGATCTATCACAGATGTGGATCTGTCAAAACCAAATGTAAGTTTCTGCTGATGAATTATGAAACCATGTTTTAATCCTTTCTATACAGGCCTGTCTGATGCATCTTTTTGCTCCATGCACATCAGACTTTTTTTGTCTAACTTCGTTGTATTGCTGCGTGTAAGACTTgtgcttttctttcctttgtaaagcagtttttctcttcatgtttttacattgtgtgtgtgtgtacacatctAGTACGCCTGCAGTTAAGAATGGAAATGCAATTAATTCTCAACAGTCATATTCAAGGTCAAGggtgttttggattttgaaaatttcaaaaactcagagaatcgaaaaagaccaagtacttggGTTtggagttttctgttgtatctttcatcacaagaaatacactgatttacacaaatCTTCAGTGTCTTCAGTTCTTTCCTGGCTCATACAGCACATTaaaagatcaatcaatcaatcaatcaatttatatttgtatagcgtcaactcataacaagtgttatctcgagacactttacaagaagcaggtaaaataccttactctttgttatgttacaaagatccggcctatccatcatgagcactttctggcaagccgtcaaccgacgatcttgaggagcctaagagagctcaagagctcccaggaaagtaggtggttagtgactgagatttatagatagatacatacagtaatatgatgtactgtatatgcacagagagagagagagagagagagagagagagaggagctcagggtgccagttcccccggtagtctaagcctatagcagcataactaagagctggtctacaccagcaccagccctaactataagatttatcaaaaaggaaagttttaagtctattcttaaaaatacagactgtgtctgcctcccggaccccggctggaagatgattccagaggagaggagcccgataactgaaggctttaccccccatagtacatttagagactgtaggtaccaccagcaggcctgcactccgggaccgtaacgctctcgagggacagtacggcactagtagctccttcaggtaagatggtgcctggccatttagagctttgtagatAAGATAACTCAACAGTGTGGATGACTTCACAGGCCAGGTTCTTTGCATGAGCATTGAGATCTCTCGAGGCATTAGATCTCTGCTGAAACCCAGTGAGCACGTGCAGCCTTTGACACGAAGCAGTTTGAAGAGCTCAACATGACTTAGGAGAAAGTTAACTGGGATGAAAAGGATGATCCGAAGTAGAGATTACAAGATCCCTATGGATCTATAGTGTCATTGGTTCTTAAGGACaaaactgtggtttcactgaCCCCAAAGTCTCTTCAGTTTCGTGAGTGATGATGCAGAGGTTAGGACCCTCTCTTAGTACTCCCTCATGGCTTAGGAGGACTCGAGACACTGAACATAatcaaagtctgtttttctatttcaaatgtgcaatatttttcttcttctctctgtgagattgttaaaggctttatatgtgattttttgatccagcagatgtcgcccttgagcaccagcatgaaaccaaaacaactcacgctgcattgttgtgttagcatgctaatgctagcgatctttattatgctcgtatcttcacactgcatgtaaatttacccgaaatgagcgtgatctagaaacacagttaagcagtgagtacagtatgttattcttcttttctctagtccctcaattaaacaacttttatacgtgaggggaggagtcagccggccgtcctggcgatgtaaacaaagtgaagataggactctgaaaactctgaaaacatcacagacagtgggactcgggtgttacacccattgtagacagtcatgactcacagttattttcagaggatatacttgatttattctacatttaagtgtgataATACTAATGCTACTTctactgctactactactaTACTGCTACATTTTATGTGTAGCACActttcaatcaataaaaatatctttatttgtatgctttacatttaaaataattctcAAAGTGCTACATCATTAAGATAAAGGATTAGTGCTCAGTTGGAGAAGTGGCAGACAGACATTATCTTCTTTAGATGagtgttttctgctgtttgtcaGAAAACCTCAACATTATCTATTTCCTGTAGAAACTGTGTAGAAAATCTAAATAATTCTATCTATAATTCAAGAAAACCACCTCTTGTACAGTGCTCGAATATATTTCAATAATCATCAGGTGaccttttcacatttttgataTCTCATTTGAACTCTTCAGATGAACAAGCGCTTCTCCTGGGAGCCTCTGAAGTCATAGATTAGAAGCCCTAATCTGGATTGACAGGAGTTTAGAGCTGATTGCAAGCAGTAGGATTAGGCAATGGCTTTGTCTTTAGAATTCTCTTTTCCACAACTGACCGATTGAGACCCCgtgatgaaaacacagcagcaaatcCCCACAGGGAAACATCAGGGCAATGAAGACTGacaacaaatgcaaaacaaaaagtcaaactgtgTCAAATcctcagatatatatatatatatatatatatatatatatatatatatatatatatatatatatatatatataaaactgaTTTAGGAAGGTTACAGGTGGTTTGATTGTGTTAAATGACTGACAGACATCATGTCTTAGCATTTCTTATGATAACATGTCCTCATGTCTCTATTGAAAAGTATAAACCGGAAAATGTTTCCACATAGCAGAGCTTCCACTTTAAGATGTTCCTCCGTCATCGACGACACTTCCTCAAAAGTCTTCACCCCACATTAAGAAATGATCGCATAAGAATAATTACTTCAGCATGATTTACCAAAAACAAGTTCCCCATTTCTGTTGAAGGGAaattttgtatgtatttaattttatattGTAGGGGCATTAGGATGTAACTCAAACCCCAAAACATTATCTCTCATCACAGTGTTCATTTAGGTGGTGATAAACATACGTTCATGCTCTTAAGGttattttgacaaaaacataaccACCTTCTTAAAAGCTTCATGCAGCTGTTCCTGGAAGTGGTTGTCGATGTTTTAACCGAGCAGGCCACAAAATGCATACTTAagcacttgtttttttccctttcaaagCAAAACTGCATCAAGAGACAACATGCTAATTGCCTCACATCCTGTGTGTTGTAAGGAAGTGAGCCAGCCAGCCCATCAGACAGGCAGCCCAGAGTTAGTTAACACTTCACTGTCAGGAGAGTCGGGTTAAGAAACAAGAAGATCTGAAGGACTGAGGTTTGATAAATACTCCAAAAACAAGGGGAACATGTTACAAAGGGCAGCATCCAATgtgtcagacaaaacaaagagcagcaAGCCAAaggtaggtaaaaaaaaaaaaatgtaggttaTGTTAGGAAaggttttgacattttgaaggaTCGCTAGTATCCAAATGTGATCTGGTAAATGCAAATGATTTTCTTGATAAAAGTAGCAAGAGAACAATTTATCTGTACAAAATTGTAGCTGTGTTAAATGTCCTGCTTTTAGAAAAGATGAAAGGtttaaagattacattttttaaggatttaaaggttcattatatttaaaaaaacaaaattctaATCAAACACTGAATGACAAATGTGCATAGAGTGATGGCTTTGTTCAAATGTATCGGATAACTGGTGAATTTCAACAAtggaaaacagacaaacaacaatgGCATCAAtcacaataatataataatataatatactaACTGAAATCAGAGAGGTGGATATAAAAGCCTTTCATTGTGCTGCCTTATTTTCAGGAATCACTGTAAATATCAGGCTGCTGGACAATGCTATATAAAATCAATCTACTGTTAAAGACTGTGCAGCTCATATTTAACCAGGATTTCCAGGGATTATTCATTTATGTAATTACTTTGGAGCTCTGCTGTGGAACTGGTGGGGAGTTTGGGGAGATTATGACTTCCAGATTTATgttaaattggaaaaaaaaaagaagagaattaAAAACTGAGGCAGAGTTTTGTAAGGACACATCATTTGTATGTATCCATTTACCTACTGTTCTTTTTACAGACAAATGCCAGTCCATCTGTACACAGAGAAACACTCTCTCTGTTGCTACTTGATTTGACCCATGATCCAAATGCACCATGGTCTCATTTTGAAATAGTCAAAGAACAGgcttaatatttgctttctttaccagatttatatatttatatatgctGTCAGCTTTTTTCTAAATGGACAGTATATGATGCTGTAGACAGCTAAATCCACTACAAAACTTTCATCATACTTCATGTAAAGATCCAGCGGGGTCTTAGAGTGAAGTGAACCAGATTCTTCAAGGAGTTTGAAGAACTGAGACAGCTTGGACGAGAGcgaaaaaaaaccacaatgaCTGAGTGCTATGTAGTATACCTATCAGTTACAGTTGCATTTCTCTAAGACGtcctttgtctttgtgtctacCTGCAGCGCTCCACCAGCTTCGGCAAGTTTGAGGCTCTCAGACATCCACCATCGCAAGCCAAACCAGAGGACAATGGAACAACCGTatgtgtttcctgtctttaGTGTTTGCATAAAAATGTTGCAAGATTTGCTTTGAGAATATTCCAAAAGTTAAAAGTGAATTAACAAGACATACTATATGAACATGGTGCACTCAATGCTTTGCTTGTTTAAAGTTAATTCCATTGACTTGATAAATTTAACACAAGTgggggaaaacaaacaacagataaTATTTGGAGCCAAATTTTACATTTGTTCTTTTCATCATTACTGTACTAAACCAGTTTTCTCTCCACACAGCTCATGGAAGAATGTGAGGACCCTCATAAATCAGCCGGGATTGGGAAGAAGATGAAAGCTATTTCATTGACCATGCGCAGAAGAATGGGCAAAAAACATGCCAAGTCTTTTTCAGAGGAGACAGTAAGTCACAGccacacacagcaaacacacacctgctttAAAAACCATGTGTTATTAGTTtgatcaatcaaactttatttatatagcacctttcagacaatttaaattgcagttcaaagtgcattacaagagtgcagaaaagttattgacaaaaaagtagtttataaatcATTAAGAGaataatgcacaccaataagaattaaaaaaaaaaaaaaaaaatgaaaaaaaaaaatatgacacataaaagcaacaagatattaaaattaatacataggagaagaatatttaaaattgtagtagaataaaaaagacaatacaataatgttaagaatTTAATtgatataaagcactatataaaagccagactgaataaatgagtttaaagactgcgtttaaaaatctcaatattctcagttcctctcagaccctcaggaaggtcgttccatagtctcggagcgtaacagctgaaagcagcatcaccaaaggtttttgtcctgctctgtggaacaactaaaaGAGAGGAACTGAAGGCTTGTTGTTGTCTAGGTTTTTCATCATTAACTACTTTTAGCAGGGCCGTCTCAGTGCTGTGGCGTGCCCGAAAGCCAGATTGAAACATTTCTAATGTAGTGTTTGAGGTTAAAAAGGCACTCAACTGATTAAAAACTAACTTCAATAAAAGTTTGCTTAGAAATGGCAGGTTTGAGATGGGTCTAAAATTACTAGGGATGGGATAAAGCTGTTGATCATTCACACCACAAACAGGTTGTTGGGTTCAGATCTCTGTTTGGAACAGAAGTCAACAACTTGTCAgaacaataaatgaaataacacCTCTTTAAGTGCTAAAGACCAGACTCACTGTCAACCAGCCTCACCTACtttttgtcaagaggcttatcactttcatcattttctaaaCCCACATCCTCAAAAATGACGCTGTTGCTGACAATCTTTAAATGATGCGCCTCACTCTGACCTAAAAATTGTTATTGTAACACAGATGGAGAAGAAATCTTTGAGTCACTTTGAAACTTTTGCAGCCCACGCTTCATTCTGAAGATCCCTGTTAGTTTCTATTTACTGGAGAGCTTAATAAAGAAATGTGCACAGTTTTATACATTTCATCAACAATTGATTATACAGTTTGAAGGGTTGTACTTATAGGTATTTTTAATGTCATGATGTCTATTGTTGTCCTCTTAGGGTGATGACACAGACAAAGAaccagaggcagagacagagagcagcaaTCCTCCTGAGAAAAACCCAACACAGACCAGCAACTCCTTAGAAAGTCTCTACAGTGGACAGAGCTCTTCAAGTAAGTCTCTGCATGTTCTACACTGCAAGGCTGCAGGAAAGAGTTCTTATTTGTTTTCACAACATCTCATGATTTATCTGTGTTGTTATATTATTAACCCACAAAAAGTGGATTTTTGACACAGTGTAATCACAGTGTGGTTGTGTTCATGGGTGTTTCAGGTGGTGTGACCAGTGAGTCCAATGGTTCTGGTCAGAGGGACAGTCTGAGGCTGGAGGAGGACGGCTCCTATCAGGGTCAGTTCTGTGGCAGAGCTCGCGTCCACACAGACTTTGTTCCAAGTCCGTATGACACAGATTCCCTCAAACTCAAGGTAAGACACTGGACAACAACAAGAATAAAAGGATCACTCGAACAGAACAAGATTTCT includes these proteins:
- the samsn1a gene encoding SAM domain-containing protein SAMSN-1a isoform X4: MNLFCFSLEGSMDSLYEVVQNSSDGPQPPIPSRSSSRSCSRSCSPAVLLDDNTKWRGSGRSISMMPQGKNSSKKKRRTHISKSVSDNEALDCNTTVWQPAKSREDLVHITNNHNEETRRAKHRAETKEGKGAHHSATKKKEKAPSSQSIHTTGVTTETKPPVKRGQKPGKKAAGKSVKEAPKKTQNATVHSPSCAMSQQMGPQYLDVPFRSDRRPYPGKSSTLPSQENTTPGRCTDMLTLPGGATPTHTHHQRWSSPGDSSPAWGTIQHTCRRPLTEYRVYSHDLTALNGKDWEGGQQSGTAQDDSLQQDCKPQIPPKVSRSITDVDLSKPNRSTSFGKFEALRHPPSQAKPEDNGTTLMEECEDPHKSAGIGKKMKAISLTMRRRMGKKHAKSFSEETGDDTDKEPEAETESSNPPEKNPTQTSNSLESLYSGQSSSSGVTSESNGSGQRDSLRLEEDGSYQGQFCGRARVHTDFVPSPYDTDSLKLKVGDIINIISKPPMGIWTGMLNNKVGNFKFIYVDILVEKGEEEEAPKVRQQKLSKRPRPKTLLELLERLNLQEYASALLLNGYQTVEDLLHLQEKHLIELNVKDPEHRHRLLAAAECRYTEGDDVREGEEQKPSNSQQEEDSDCPRDSGCFIPSECSDSKEETEQLTDAVGS